From Gottschalkiaceae bacterium SANA:
ATGGAGCAAAGGGGAAAATGAGTTCCATTTATTTGCGGGATCCGGATGGTAATTTGATTGAAATTGGTGTTTATCCTGAAGGGTAAGAAAGAGATGAGAAGAAAAGCAAGGAGGCTGTCAGAGAATAAAGACAAAGCCCTTCCTTATAAAAAAAGGATTCATTGAGCTTCTCTGAATTATGTGATAGGATACAAATCGATGAATAAAGTTGCATATTGAGATGCAGTGATGGAGGAATGGAAAATGAGTTTACCAAATTGTCCGAAGTGTAATTCGGAATATACCTATGAAGATGGAAACCTATTAGTTTGCCCAGAGTGCGCCCATGAATGGTCTGCCCTTGCAGTCGAAGCTGAGGAAGAGACTGAAAAAGTTTATCGCGATGCCAATGGCAATGTTTTGCAGGATGGCGATACGGTTGTGATGATCAAAGATCTGAAGGTGAAAGGTTCATCTAACGCATTGAAAAAAGGAACCAAGGTGAAAAATATCCGCTTGGTTGATGGCGACCATGACATTGATTGCAAGATCGATGGATTTGGCGCAATGGGTTTGAAATCGGAGTTTGTAAAGAAGATATAAATGGAGTTTATAGAATACAAAATAAAGAGGTGCTGATCAGCATCTTTTTTTATTGGGAAGAATTGGGTATGTACTAGATAGGAATGGAAACGAGAAGCTTGCAGAGGAGAGGGGTAGACTTATGGAAGAAAGAAAAGTAATTGACCCGGATATCATGAAACGATTATTGCGTGAACAAGGAGATGAAATTACAGCCCATCATATTTATTTAGATATTGCAAAACTTGTTAAGGAAGAGGAAAACAAAGAAATTATTCAGCGGATTGCTGTCAATGAGAAAAAACACTATGAATGGTTGAAAATTCTGACGGGCAGGGACGTGAAAATGAACCGGTGGAAACGATTCTTTTACGTTTGGGTGATTCGCATCTTTGGATTGACCTTTGGAATTAAGCTACTAGAAAAAGATGAAATACGAGAGATGCAAGATTTTAAGGAGTTGGGTGAGGAATTTCCTGGATTTGATGAGATCTTATTGAATGGAGAGCAGCGGGAGCAGGAATTAATCGATATGATTGATGAGGATCGACTCCGCTATATGGGATCGGTGGTATTGGGGCTCAATGACGCTTTGATTGAATTAACCGGTGCATTAGCTGGTTATACCTTTGCTTTTCAAAACACAAAGTTGATTGCGGTCACTGGTTTGATTACAGGAATCAGTGGTTCCCTATCCATGATTGCTAGTCAATATCTTTCTTCTCGCCAGGAGGGCGGGCGAGATGCCGTGAAATCTATGCTTTATACGGGATCTGCTTTTGTACTCACTGTGATTTCCATGGTGTCGCCTTTCTTTATCTTCAAGAATCCCTATATCAGCTTGGCTACAACCTTCGCTGTTGCGATTTTTATTATTTTCATATTTAATTACTATATTTCAGTGGCCAAAGGTTATGTCTTCAAAAAACGCTTCTTTGAAATGGCGGCTATTTCCCTCGGTGTTGCGGGAATTTCATTTATTATTGGCATGATCATCAAGCGCTATATTGGTCTTGATATTTAATTGTATATCGATTTTAACCCAGTTGAATGGATTGCTACCCTTGCGTGAAGGGATTGGACCATAATATCGTCTGATCAAAGGGAACAATCAAAGAACTGGGTTTTTTGATTGTCTGAGATTTAGGGGTATGAGAGTAAAGTGAAATGAATTCAGACTGGAGGAAGAAGATGAAGGCAATTGTTGCGAGTAAATATGGCCCACCCGAGGTTATGAGACTTGAGGACGTGGTAAAACCAACGATTAAACCTGATGAGTTATTAATTCGTATCCATGCAACAACGGTTTCGGCAGGGGATTGCGAACTTCGTCGCTTTGAGATGCCGATTCTTTTCTGGCTACCCCTAAGAATCTTTATGGGGATCCGCAGGCCAAAATATGTTTTAGGAACAGAAGTGGCTGGTGTGGTTAAGCTTGTGGGTGAGCAGGGTTCCCGATTTCAAGTTGGGGATCCAGTAACGGCATTTACCGGATTTCGGTTTGGCGCTTATGCGGAGTATATTAGCTTGCCTGTGGATGGCATGATTATCAAGAAACCGGAAAACATGAGTTTTGAAGAATCTGCAGCTATCCATATAGGCGGATTAAACGCCCTGGGCTTCTTGCGAAAAGCTGGAATCAAGAAGGGAGATTCTGTCTTGATTTATGGCGCATCGGGCAGTATTGGAACCTTTGCTGTGCAAATTGCAAGGATTTTGGGTGCTGAGGTAACGGCGGTTTGCAGCCAAAAGCATCATGAAGTGATTCGATCCATCGGTGCGGATCATATCATCGATTATAAGAAGGAAGACTATGCGGCGCATGAAAAGCGCTATGATTGTGTTTTTGATGCGGTGGGAAAAGACGGTTTGTTTCACGGATTGAAAGTCGTGAAAGCAAAGGGGGTTTATATCCAGGCAAGTCCTAAGTTTTTGCATACGATTCTTGCCCCTTGGATTTCTGTATTTGCCAGAAAGAAAGTTCTGTTGAATCCACCAGGAGAACGGGTGTCCGATTTAGTGGAACTAAAAGGCTTAATCGAAGCCGGTGAACTGCGATCGGTTATGGATCGATCGTATCCTCTTGAGGAGATTGTGGAGGCTCATCGATATGTGGAAGAAGGGCACAAGCAGGGTAACGTTGCGATTCGGGTCATTGATGAAGGAACTGATTAAATGGAAAGGCTTGGGTAAATCAAGTCTTTTTCTTGTTGTAAGAGCTTGTGTGTGATAAATTTTATTTTGTTCAACTTTTTATGGAACTGATGAGTCTAATGGGTGAAAGGGGATAACCTCAATGTCGACAGCAAGGAAGAATCATCTTTTATTAATCGAATATATCAAGACTCATCAAGAGCAGTTTTACCGTATTGCTTATTCTTATGCAAAAAATCAGCAAGATGCCTTGGATATTGTGCAGGCGTCGGTGGAAAAGGCTTTACGTGCCTCAAAGGGAATCAAGGAAGTAAAATATCTCTCTACTTGGTTTACTCGAATACTGATTAATACCAGTATTGATGTTTTGCGAAAACGCAAGCGAGAGGTGCTGAGTGATACCATGGAAGACTGGATTGGCGGGATAAGAGAAGAGCGAGAAGAACACTTGGATCTTTATGACGCCTTGGATCTTTTGCAAGCGGAAGAGAAGACTTTGATGATTCTTCGATATTTCGAGGATCTCAAGTTTCAGGATATTGCTGAAGTGATGGATATGAATATCAATACGGTAAAAACCAAGACCTATTCCATCATAAAAAAACTGAGAATTCAAATGGAATGCGAGGTGGATCGGTAATGACGGAACATAAGAAAAAGTATCAAGACATAAAAATTCCAGAGGAGTTGGATCAAATGATCAATCGAACAATAAAAAAAGAACAAGAGGAAGAAAAACGTAAAAGTAGGAATAAGAGATGGATTGCGGTGGCCGCAGCAGTAGCTGTCTTTATTACACCATTGAATGTCAGTCAGGCATTTGCGGATACAATGGCAGAAATACCAATCATCGGATCAATAGCAAGAGTATTTACTTTTCGCGATTATAGAATTGAGAGTGAAGAGTTGATTGCTGAAGTAACGATACCAGAAGTGGCCGAATTGAATAATCAAGCCTTTGAAGACAAGGTGAATGCTATGATCCAGGAGAAAGTTGATCAGACATTGGCAGATGCCCAAGAGCGTGCGGAAGAATACAAGCAAGCGTACTTGGAAACTGGTGGCACAGAAGAGGGCTACCAAGAGCGTAAGACAGAAGCCAAGGTAGATTATACGATTTATGCGAAAAATGAAGATACCTTGTCTTTTATGCTTTTTTCCTATGATTCCGTTGCTGCGGCATATGCGGAGTATTCGTATTATAACCTTGATGTAAAAAATGACCGAGAGTGGACATTATTGGATTTGCTTGGTAAAAACAATCTCGCCTTAATTACAGAGCAAGTGAAAGAGCAAATGAGCCAACAGGATGATATTGCTTTTTGGGATGAGG
This genomic window contains:
- a CDS encoding zinc ribbon domain-containing protein YjdM, yielding MSLPNCPKCNSEYTYEDGNLLVCPECAHEWSALAVEAEEETEKVYRDANGNVLQDGDTVVMIKDLKVKGSSNALKKGTKVKNIRLVDGDHDIDCKIDGFGAMGLKSEFVKKI
- a CDS encoding VIT1/CCC1 transporter family protein — protein: MEERKVIDPDIMKRLLREQGDEITAHHIYLDIAKLVKEEENKEIIQRIAVNEKKHYEWLKILTGRDVKMNRWKRFFYVWVIRIFGLTFGIKLLEKDEIREMQDFKELGEEFPGFDEILLNGEQREQELIDMIDEDRLRYMGSVVLGLNDALIELTGALAGYTFAFQNTKLIAVTGLITGISGSLSMIASQYLSSRQEGGRDAVKSMLYTGSAFVLTVISMVSPFFIFKNPYISLATTFAVAIFIIFIFNYYISVAKGYVFKKRFFEMAAISLGVAGISFIIGMIIKRYIGLDI
- a CDS encoding NAD(P)-dependent alcohol dehydrogenase; translated protein: MKAIVASKYGPPEVMRLEDVVKPTIKPDELLIRIHATTVSAGDCELRRFEMPILFWLPLRIFMGIRRPKYVLGTEVAGVVKLVGEQGSRFQVGDPVTAFTGFRFGAYAEYISLPVDGMIIKKPENMSFEESAAIHIGGLNALGFLRKAGIKKGDSVLIYGASGSIGTFAVQIARILGAEVTAVCSQKHHEVIRSIGADHIIDYKKEDYAAHEKRYDCVFDAVGKDGLFHGLKVVKAKGVYIQASPKFLHTILAPWISVFARKKVLLNPPGERVSDLVELKGLIEAGELRSVMDRSYPLEEIVEAHRYVEEGHKQGNVAIRVIDEGTD
- the sigV gene encoding RNA polymerase sigma factor SigV, with translation MSTARKNHLLLIEYIKTHQEQFYRIAYSYAKNQQDALDIVQASVEKALRASKGIKEVKYLSTWFTRILINTSIDVLRKRKREVLSDTMEDWIGGIREEREEHLDLYDALDLLQAEEKTLMILRYFEDLKFQDIAEVMDMNINTVKTKTYSIIKKLRIQMECEVDR
- a CDS encoding RsiV family protein; this translates as MTEHKKKYQDIKIPEELDQMINRTIKKEQEEEKRKSRNKRWIAVAAAVAVFITPLNVSQAFADTMAEIPIIGSIARVFTFRDYRIESEELIAEVTIPEVAELNNQAFEDKVNAMIQEKVDQTLADAQERAEEYKQAYLETGGTEEGYQERKTEAKVDYTIYAKNEDTLSFMLFSYDSVAAAYAEYSYYNLDVKNDREWTLLDLLGKNNLALITEQVKEQMSQQDDIAFWDEVNEPDWKVREDIDFYINKEGRVVVVFDKYEIAAGYLGRLEYEIVK